One Solanum pennellii chromosome 10, SPENNV200 genomic region harbors:
- the LOC107001234 gene encoding uncharacterized protein LOC107001234, with product MNPPTYTGDLTEDAYEFIVSCHERLHNVELVESHGVHYTAFQMTGSAKQCEREHKRIEFEGLQQGGMSVAEYEGKFHAMDRHASMILPTEAEGVRRFVKGLIILIRLGVSQVAASGVPLWKVVDAAKELEMIRREGFEKREGKRTRYSGDFGGAPPRSRGYGSSSRPIVCGWHSDQSGSSHQPASRKGCFECGDMGHFVRDCPRTRRGDLHQGSQASTSKVAQPPARCGAHNGRGGSHSGRGCSPSGRGGGRAEAEALGAVITGIILVSHRSATVLFDPGSTYSYVSTYFAPILDILWESLDLSIRVCTRVGDSVVVDRVYRLCTVTLMGYDTHADLKVLDMIDFNVILGMDWLSSYHAILNCHAKTITLPMPGIPIVEWRGSLSYPPKGVISFLKARELVQRGCLAYLTHIRDTSIETPMLESIPVVSEFSEVFPTDLPGLPPDHDIDFSLMWSQALGLFPFLLIVWHWLNWKS from the exons atgaatcctcctacttataCTGGTGACTTAACTGAAGATGCGTATGAGTTTATAGTTAGTTGTCATGAGAGGTTGCATAATGTTGAATTAGTGGAGTCTCATGGAGTTCACTACACAGCGTTTCAGATGACTGGCTCTGCCAAGCAGTG TGAGAGGGAGCACAAGAGGATCGAGTTTGAGGGTTTGCAGCAAGGTGGTATGTCAGTTGCAGAGTATGAGGGTAAATTTCATGCCATGGATAGGCATGCTTCGATGATACTTCCTACAGAGGCTGAGGGAGTGAGGAGGTTTGTTAAGGGGCTGATTATTCTGATTCGTCTAGGAGTTTCCCAGGTTGCTGCTTCTGGTGTTCCGTTATGGAAAGTGGTGGATGCTGCTAAGGAGTTGGAGATGATTCGACGTGAGGGATTTGAGAAGCGTGAGGGCAAGAGGACCCGTTATTCAGGTGATTTTGGTGGTGCTCCGCCTAGGAGTCGAGGTTAT GGTTCATCTTCTAGGCCTATAGTTTGTGGATGGCATTCTGATCAGTCAGGGTCCTCTCATCAGCCTGCATCTCGTAAGGGTTGTTTTGAGTGTGGCGATATGGGACACTTTGTGAGAGACTGCCCTAGGACCAGACGTGGTGACTTACATCAGGGTTCTCAGGCTTCGACTTCCAAGGTTGCACAACCTCCAGCTAGGTGTGGTGCACATAATGGTAGAGGTGGTTCTCATTCAGGTAGAGGTTGTTCTCCTTCAGGTCGAGGTGGTGGTCGTGCAG AGGCTGAAGCTTTAggtgctgttatcacaggtattaTTCTGGTTAGTCATCGATCAGctactgtattatttgatccaggctctacttattcttatgtgtccACATATTTTGCTCCTATTCTAGATATATTATGGGAGTCTCTTGATTTGTCGATACGTGTTTGTACTCGTGTCGGGGATTCTGTAGTTGTAGATCGGGTGTATCGATTATGTACTGTTACCTTGATGGGGTATGACACTCATGCAGATTTAAAGGTCTTAGATATGATAGATTTTAATGTGATTCtcggtatggattggttatctTCTTACCACGCAATTTTAAATTGTCATGCCAAGACAATCACTTTACCTATGCCTGGAATTCCTATAGTAGAATGGAGAGGTTCCCTTAGTTACCCTCCTAAGGGTGTGATATCATTTCTTAAGGCTCGTGAGTTGGTACAGAGAGGATGTTTGGCTTACTTGACCCATATTCGAGATACTAGTATTGAGACTCCTATGCTTGAGTCTATTCcagtagtgagtgaattttcagAAGTATTTCCGACCGATTTGCCAGGTCTTCCACCAGATCAtgatattgatttttctttgaTGTGGAGCCAGGCACTCGGcctatttccattcctccttatcgtatggcacTGGCTGAATTGGAAGAGTTGA